Below is a window of Shumkonia mesophila DNA.
GATGATGGCCATTCCCCAATATGCCTTCCACATGTTCTGGGGAGGGCTATTCGGCTTCGCGGTCGGCGGAACGGCCGGACTCGTCATAGGCAGCGTCATCGGGATCATCACCAGTTCCGGCGTGCTATGGGTGACGGTCTATTACGTTAGTCAGGCCCGTCGATTCATGGCCTCGGAGATGGAGCGGCTCCACCGTCGATGGGTATTGAAGGAGGAGAAGCCGCAACCTCCAAGGCCCGCGCATGTCAATCTCGTCGGAGCCGTGTACACGTTCTTCGCCGGGTGCGAGGCCTTACTGATGATGATCGTGATTGTCCCGGGCTACGAGATTCTCGCCGAAAGCCACTCCGCCGCTTACCCGTTCCTCCAATCGTTCCTAAGTCCCGCAATCGACCAGTTCTTCGCGACATTTCCGTATCTCGATCATTGCTTCGAGCGTCTGTGGGCCGCCGGGCGGGGCGAGAGGGCGCTATTCATTCGTCTGGGCGTGGCGAGCATCTGGATCATTGGCATCTATGGGGCTGCCAAAGGCTGCCACGGCATGATCCAAGGGTGGGTATATCATTTCCGCTACATGCGGCTTGCCCGCTTTGAAATCATAAGAAAACAAGAATTTGCTGTTCTCGCGCTTTCTGCTATATGCTTTATACTATTGGTGACATGTATTGGTACATTTACATGGAATGCTGAATTAACATTCTTGAATATTAAGTCTATTCCTAATGTTTCCTCATATAGCTATTATGGATTTCTACAATATTCCAAAAATTTAACTGCAACATTATTTGAAGTATCCGTAGGATTCGTGGCATTTCTGTCCTTTATGATCGCATCGCCGGCCGTGTTTTCAGAGGATTAACCATAGTCGCCCTGATTGATATCACTCAGCTTGACTCGGGTTGGAGCGCTCCTCGGCGCGAGCCCGGCCGAGGAATTACATGCCCTGTCGGTGGGAGGGAGGCTGCCGGTGGTCGGCAGCCTCCACACTACAAGCGTGGCGTCAGTGACGAACACAAATCTTGAACGCCTTCTTGCCAAAATCCTTGGCGTATATGCGCTTTCCGTTCCGGGTGATCCAGGCACGGAAGATGAATTTCTTACCGTCCGAGGGCCGCTCGTCGGGTGACTCTGATACGCGAAATTTGGACATAGGGAGAGTTCCTTTCCATCATTGGCCCACGATAGGGCCGGGATACGGCGTCTCACGACGCGGTGGCGCACCACTCAGAGTACGATAGTCACATTACCCGGAATTCGAGAACATTGCAAGAACAACGACGGACGGAACCACACCCAACCCGGCCGACCAGCCCCAGACAGTCGCGCACGCGCGGCAGCACCTGCTCCACAAGCTAGCCTTCTCCTTCTTCCAGCCCTCCCCCGGGAACACCCTGCCCCCTCCCGCACTTAATCCCCCGGCGGCCGGGTGGTCCGGCGGCCGTTTGCCGGCCGGCCGGGCCGGGCTTGCCTGCCCGGGAGTCGCCCTCCATGGACCCCTACATCGCCGTCCTCACCGGCTTCGGCCTGGTTGTGCTGCTGACCGCCTGGCTGCCGATGGTGCTGCGCGAACTGCCGCTGTCGCTGCCCATCGCCTGCCTCGCCATCGGCGCCGCCGTGTTCGCGCTGCCCGGCGTGCCCGGCGTGCCCGACACTCCGCCGCGCCCGGCCGACCACCTGGAGATCACCGAACGGGCCACCGAGATGGTCGTCATCGTCGCCCTGATGGGGGCCGGGCTCAAGCTCGACCGCGCGCTGGGATGGAAATCGGCGGCGCTGACCTGGCGGCTGCTGGCGCTCGCCATGCCGCTCACCATCCTGGCCCTGGCGCTCCTCGCCCACGCAACCCTGGGAGTCGACCTTGCCGCGGCGCTGCTGCTGGCGGCCGCCCTGGCGCCGACCGACCCGGTGCTGGCCAGCGACGTGCAGGTCGGTCCGCCGCACGAAGGCGAGGAGGACAAGGTGCGCTATGCGCTGACCTCGGAAGCCGGGCTCAACGACGGGCTGGCCTTTCCCTTCGTCAACCTGGCCCTGGCGTTGGCCATCGCCGCCGACACCGGCGAGCCGTGGCTGGCCGACTGGCTCCTGGTCGACGTTGCGTGGAAGCTGGCCTCCGGGCTGGTGGTCGGCGTGCTGATCGGGCGCGGGCTCGGCTGGCTGACCTTCAGGCTGCCCGACCGGGCCCGGCTTTCCAGCACCGGGGACGGCTTCGTCGCGCTCGGCATCACCGCCGTCGCCTATGGGCTCACCGAGGCCATCCACGGCTATGGCTTCATCGCCGTCTTCGTCGCCGCCGTCGCCTTCCGGGCGGTGGAGCGCCGCCACCGCTATCACGCCACGCTGCACGACTTCATCGAACAACTGGAGCGCCTGCTGATGATGGCGCTGCTGGTGCTGCTGGGCGGCGCCGTGTCGGCGGGCGGGCTGCTCACCGCGCTGGACTGGCGGGTGTGGCTGTTCGCGCTGGCGGCGATTTTCGTGGTGCGCCCGGCCACCGCCTGGATCAGCCTGCTGGGATGCCCCCGGCCGGCCCACGAGCGCGCCGTCGTCGCCTTCTTCGGGGTGCGCGGGCTGGGCTCCGTCTATTACCTGGCCTATGGCCTGGGTCACGCCGGCTTCGCGGTGGAGGCCCCGGCGCTGTGGGGCGCGGCGGCCCTGGTGATCGTGCTTTCCATCGTCGTCCACGGGATGACGGTGACCCCGGTGATGCGGGCGCTCTACCGGCGCGGCGGGGACAGCCGGCCGGGGCCGCCATGACGGCGGCCCCACTTTGCGCTATCGTCGCTTCCGGCTTGTTGTCGCAAGCCGGCAATCGCCCCCGCAGAGGGGTGAACCCAACGGGAGGAAAGCGCCTTGAAAAAAGCGGTGGTCGTCATCCTGCTGTCCGTGTTCCTGCCTTCCTGCGTCACGCCCCAGTCGCAGGGCCCCTTTATCGTGGGCAAGCCCTGGGGCGGCCCCGCCCCTTACGGCGAAAGGGTCCATCCGGGCATCGACTACGACATCCCCACCGGCGCGCCGGTCGTCGCCGTTTCCAACGGCAAGGTCGTTCACATCGGCGACCTGGGGGCCGACGGCCTTGAAATCGTCGTCATGCACGGCCCCCACTTCAAGTCGCTCTATGCCCATATGAGCACGGTCGCGGTCGCCACCGGGCAGATGGTGAAACGCGGGCAGTTCCTGGGGCTGTCGGGCGAATCAAACAGTTACGGCAAGCCGAAATATGCCCATCTCCACTTCGGGATCTGCAAGAACGGGCCGGGCCTCGACTGCCACAATGTCTCGGCCTCCTTCGACCCCAACCTGTTCTGGCTGGGCGGGCAACCCCGGTGCTTCGAGCCGCGGACGGACTATTCCATCTACCCCCAGAACGCCATCACCCTGCCGCTGGCCTGCGGGGAGCACGGAAAAGCCCTGCGGCCGGGAGCGTCCTGATGGAGCCCCCTTGAAGGGCCGTGTCGTTTGCTGTATATTACAGCAATGCTGTATATAGGGGGCCGATAGCCATGGGCAAGCGCACGTACTCGACGAGCGATCTCTCCCGCAAGTCCGGCAACATCATCGCCGATGCCCTGCGCTCGCCGGTTACCATCACCCAGCGCAACAAGCCGCGCCTCGTCATCCTGAACATCGAGGACTATCAGCGTCTCAAAGCGAAGGCGGACCCGCGCAAGGCCGGCACCCTCGGCACCATGCCCGAAGACCTGCTGCTTGAGATCGAGCACGCCGTTGAGACCTTTGCCAAGGACGACCGGGCGGACGGCTGATGGGCTTCGAGGAAATCCAGACGGCGTGCGTCATTCGCTACGCCTATGTGTGGTCGCACGAGGCGGCGCGGGGCGAGACCGAAGGGCGCAAGGCGCGGCCTGTCGCCGTCGGGGTCCGGCTTCCTCGTCCGGACGGCGACGGGCTGGTCCTTTTCCCCATCACCACCAAGGAACCGGACGCCGGGCGCTTCGCGGTCGAGATTCCCGACATCGAGAAACGTCGCGGCGGTTTGGAAACGGGCGTGCGCCTGTGGATCATCCTCGACGACTACAACGAGGATGTCATCGGACGTTCCTTCTATCTGGAGCCGGAGCCTCCGTTGGGCCAATTCAGCCGCGCGTTTTTCCTGCCCGTCATGCGCGCCTTCATCGCGCGTAAAAGGCAGGCCAAGGGGCTCAAGCGCCGCTGACGATGACCGCGCCCGCCCCATCCTCGTCCGCCTGCCCCGTCACCCGCTTCGCGCCGAGCCCGACCGGGCATCTGCACCTTGGGCACGCCGCCTCGGCGCTGCTGGCCTTCGGCGCCGCCCGCGAAGGCGGCGGGCGGTTCATCCTGCGCATCGAGGACATCGACGCCACCCGCTGCCGCCGCGAGTTCGAGGCCGCCATCCTCGAGGACCTGGCCTGGCTGGGGCTTTCGTGGGAAACACCGGTGCGCCGGCAATCCGCGCACATGGCCGATTACGGCGAGGCCCTGGCGGCACTTAAGGCCCGCGGGCTTCTCTATCCCTGCTTCTGCACGCGCGCCGGCATCGCGCGCGAAATCGCCGGCGCGGCAGGCGCCCCGCACGGCCCCGACGGGCCGGTCTATCCCGGCACCTGCCGGCACCTCCCGGTGGGCGAGCGGGCGCGGCGCATCGCGGCCGGCGAGCCTCACGCCTGGCGGCTCGACGTCGGGGCGGCCGTCGCCCAGACCGGGCCGCTGGAATGGGAGGACGAGGGGCGCGGGCGCGTCATCGCCGAGCCGGCGATGTTCGGCGACGTCGTGCTGGCCCGCAAGGAGACGCCGGCCAGCTACCACCTGGCGGTGACGGTCGACGACGCCTTGCAGGGGATCACCCTGGTGACGCGCGGCGTCGACCTCTTCGCCGCCACCCACGTGCACCGCCTCTTGCAGGCGCTATTGGGGCTCCCGACGCCCCATTACCACCATCACCCGCTGCTGTTGGACGAAACCGGCAAGCGCTTTGCCAAGCGCGACAAGTCCCTCACCCTGCGCGCGCTGCGCGAGGCGGGGCGGACGCCGGAGGATGTCAGGGAGATGATCGCCCGCTGCCGGACGGCGGCGAACCTTCCCGTCACCCCCGCGCAGGCGGGGGTCCAGAACGAGCGACGGAGCGGTGGCCCTGGATTCCCGCCTTCGCGGGAATGACGATTAAGGGTCGGCGGCGGGGTGAGGGGGAAGGGAAGGAAGTCGTGGATGGCCGGGTCAAGCCCGGCCATGACGGCACCTTTTAAGCGCCATGCCCGGACTTGACCCGGGCATCCACGTCTTTTTGACTCACCCCCCCGCGCAGGCCGCGGATGAGGGTTTCGTATTCGGGGTGGTCGGGCTCGATCAAGCCGTGGCGGATCAGGAAGTCGATGACCACCAGCGCGCAGTTGAACTTGAAGTCGTCGGTATCGCGCACCCGCTCCGCCACCTTCTCGATCGGCCACAGTTCGAAGGCCGCCACCTCGCCGTCGGCGTTGACCGGCGTGAAATCGGGCGGCAGTTCGAGGTCGTAGATGAACTCGACGTCGCGGCGCAGGCCCTCGGCCCGCTCGGTGCAATAGGCAATCGCCCCTACCCCCACCGCACCGGCCGCCAAGCCCGGCGGGATGGCGGCTTCCTCGCCACATTCCTTGATCAGGTTCTTCCTCAATGACAAGCCGGCCGGCTGGCCGCCGGCCACGATCTGGTCCAACTTGCCGGGCGCCATGGCCCGGTCCATGGCCCTTCTCGCCACCCACATCAAAAACTGGCCGCCGTCCCTGACATAGCCGTTGAGGTGCACGCCGTAGCCGCGCACGCCGAAACGGGGCACGGCGGCCCGCTCGATGGTGAAGGCCGCCGGCGAGGAAAAGCCGGTACCGACAGGGAACGCCTCGCCCCGCCAGGCCGGGAACATCCCTTCGGCCTTGAGTTCGCGCAGGGCGCCGTCGACGGCCGCGGTGCGGGCGGCGAAGCCGCTCAGGCCCTCATGCAGATGGACGGCGCCGCCGCCGACCGTGAAGACCTGGGGGAAGCGCTTGAGCGTGTCGGCAAAGCCGCGCTCGATCAGCCCCATCTCGGTGCCGTCGACCCCGAGCGGCACATAGCGCGCGGGGTCGAACACCTGGCATTCGGCGATGCGCTCGGAAAAGCTCAAGGGCTAGGCCGCCTCGCCCGCCGCGGTGGCTCGGCGCTTTTCCGAGGTCAGCACGCAGGAAACCGAGACCAGTTGGCGCAGGCATTGGGCCAGGCGCTCGGCCATCGCCGGTTCGAGGTTGGCCACCTGGACGTCGATCTGCAGTTCGCTGGCGTCCTCGCCATAGAGCGTGCTGTACCACACGGCGGGGATCAGGCCGCGGCGGGTGAAAACCTCGAGCACGCGCGGCATCACCGAGGGATCGGCCGGCGCGTGGACGGAATAACAGGCGGTACTGCGTTGGGGGAAGGCCCCGGTCTGGGCGGATGCGGACATGATAATAGCGACTTCCTATCCTGGAGGCGAAATGGGCGCGCGTTCCCGGACCTCAAGCGAGGGCCGGGCCCGTAATTCGCCGAATTTCGATCGCCAGGATGGTCAGTCGCTTATTCATGCCCACATCATAAGCCGCTTTTTTCGCCGCGGTCAAGCCGGCGGCATGGCGCCGCTTGTCACGGCAACCCGCCTGTGCCAGCCTGTCCCCAACCGCCCGACGAAACAAAACGGCGTGAGGGAAGCCATGAAGATCAGCGTTGAAAAGGCGCCGCAGGGCGGTGTCACGCTCGCCTTCGACGACACCTGCGTCGCGCTCAACGCCGCCGAAACCAAAACCCTGCTGTTGGAGTTGACCCGGGCCCTGGTGCCGGGCCCGGCCGTCGCCGTCACGGCGCGCAAGCTGGCCGAACGGGTGGCCGACCTGATCAAGGCCGGCGGCGACATCGGCATCCAGCGGCTGCTGCGGGTGGCCGAGCACGACGACCTGCTGGTGCTGCTGAAGTTCGGCGAGGGCGACGCCAGGCTGCTGGCCCGCATCTACGGCAACATGACCGAAAAGTCGCGCCGCATCTACGCCGAGGACTTGGCCTACCGCTTCAAGGACGGGGTGCCCGAGGACCTGCTGGGCCGTGCCGCCAACCGCCTGGCCGTCGCCGTGCGCGACCTTGAGGAAGAAGGCGCGTTTGCCACCGGTCCCCAGCCGAACGGGTGACGACGGCCTTCCGAGCTCAACAAGCTGTCATGGCCGCGACGGATAAATTGGCGTTGAAGCTTAGGCCGCCTCGGTTTCCTTGCGGTCCTTGCCGCTGACGTAGGCCTTGGCGCAATGCTCGGGGCAATAGGGCTTGCTTGGCACCGCCGTCTTGCCGCAGAAACGGAACTCCGCGGTGCCCGGCTCGCCGATCGGCCAGCAGCACATCCCGGCGCGAAGCTCGTTCAGGCGGATGACGCGGGAGATCTCGGGCTTTTTGCGGATGGGCGATTGGCGTTTGGAAAGGCCCATGCGGTGGGCCTTGCCCACCACGGCGTTCTTGGTCGTGCCCAGCAGACGGCCGATTTCGCTGGTCGGGAGCCCTTCGTTCCAAAGGCGGATGAGGTCTTTAATCTGCTCGTTCGTCCACTCGATGGTCATCTTTTTTCAACGTCTTTTCGTGGGCCGGACCGTGCCGGAAATCCGGCACCCCACAGAACTACAATACTTGGCAGAGGGTGGCAAGGGGTGCCCCGGGCCGACCCCGCCCGGCCCTCCGAAATGCTTCGGAAATTCCCCGATTTCGTGGGCCGGCGAAAGATTATTCGCGAGGCCGCCGCAGTCTTCTATACTGGCCCCAGGCAACCCTAGGGAGCGCGGCAATGACGGGTTCCAGCAAGGAAAGGTTGGCGGCGTGGCGCGAGCTGGCGGCCCGCGAGTTGGGCGGGCGGGCGCCCGAGGACCTCGCCTGGATGACCCCCGAGGGCATCGCGGTCAAGCCGCTCTATACCGCCGCCGATCTCGAAGGCATGGCCGATATCGACACCCTGCCCGGCCTCGCCCCTTTTGTGCGAGGGCCCTATGCTACCATGTTCGCCAACCGGCCGTGGACGGTGCGCCAGTACGCCGGCTTCTCGACCCCTGAGGAAACCAACGCCTTCTTCCGCGCCAACCTGGCGGCCGGCCAGAAGGGCCTGTCGGTGGCCTTCGATCTGGCCACCCACCGCGGCTACGATTCCGATCATCCCCGGGTCGAGGGCGACGTCGGCAAGGCTGGCGTGGCCATCGATTCCGTCGAGGACATGAAGATTCTGTTCGACGGCATCCCGCTGGATCGGATGAGCGTGTCGATGACCATGAACGGCGCCGTGCTGCCGGTACTGGCCGGCTTCATCGTCGCCGCCGAGGAACAGGGGGTGCCGGCGGAGAAGCTCACCGGCACCATCCAGAACGACATCCTCAAGGAGTTCATGGTCAGGAACACCTACATCTATCCCCCCGCCCCCAGCATGCGCATCGTCGCCGACATCATCGCCTATACCGCCCGCCACATGCCCCGCTTCAACTCCATCTCGATTTCCGGCTACCACATGCAGGAAGCCGGCGCCACGGCGGTGCAGGAGCTGGCTTTCACGCTGGCCGACGGTCTGGAATACGTGCGGGCCGCCCTTGGGCGCGGGCTCCATGTGGACGCCTTCGCCCCCCGGCTCAGCTTCTTCTTCGCCATCGGCATGAACTTTTTCATGGAGGTCGCCAAGCTGCGCGCCGCGCGGTTGCTGTGGGCCGAGATGATGGCGCCGTTTGCGCCCGCCGACCCGCGTTCCTCGATGCTGCGCACCCATTGCCAGACCTCGGGCGTGTCGCTAGCCGAGCACGACGCCTACAACAACGTCGTGCGCACCACCATCGAGGCGATGGCCGCCGTGCTGGGCGGCACCCAGAGCCTGCACACCAACGCCTTGGACGAGGCGATGGCGCTGCCTACCCCGTTCTCGGCCCGGATTGCCAGGAACACCCAGATCATTCTCGCCGAGGAGACCGGCATCCCCCACGTCATCGATCCCCTGGGCGGCAGCTATTACGTCGAGAGCCTGACCCGCTCGCTGGCCACCGAGGCGAGGAAGCTGATCGCCGAGGTGGAGGCGCTGGGCGGCATGACCAGAGCGGTCGAGGCCGGCATGCCGAAAAGCCGCATCGAGGAGGCGGCGGCACGGCGCCAGGCGCGCATCGACAAGGGGCAAGACGTGGTGGTGGGGGTCAACAGGTACCGCCCCGAGAAGGACGAGCCGATCGCGCTGTTGGAGGTCGACAACACTGCCGTCCGGGAATCCCAGATCGCCCGCCTGAAAAAAGTGCGGGCGGGACGCGACGAGGCGGCCTGCCAAGCGGCGCTGGCCGCCCTGACGGCGGCGGCCGCCTCGGGCGAGGGCAACCTGCTGGCGCTCTCGGTGACGGCGGCCCGGGCGCGGGCCTCGGTGGGGGAGATCTCCGACGCGCTGGAAAAGGTGTTCACCCGCTATCGGGCGCGCGTGCGCTCGGTCTCGGGGGTCTACGGCGCTCTTTTCGAGGACGACGCTGCGTTCGGGGAGATCAGGAGGAGGGTGGCGGAATTCGCCGAGGAGGAGGGAAGACGGCCGCGCATGCTGGTGGTCAAGCTGGGCCAGGACGGCCATGACCGCGGCGCCAAGGTGATCGCCACGGCGTTCGCCGACATCGGCTTCGACGTCGACGTCGGCCCGCTGTTCGAGACGCCGGCCGAGGCGGCGCGCGCAGCAGCCGAGAATGACGTCCACGTCGTCGGCGTCTCGACCCAGGCCGGCGGCCACAGGACTCTGGTGCCGCAACTGATCGCGGAACTGAAGAAGGCCGATGCCGCCGAGATCGCGGTGGTCATCGGCGGCATCGTGCCGCCCCAGGACCACGCGGCGCTGAAAGCGGCGGGCGTCGCCGCCATCTTCGGCCCCGGCACCCACATCCCGACGGCGGCGGCGGAGATTCTGGAGATCCTGCGCAAGCGGGCGGCGGCGTGACGACGGCGCCAAGACCCGATATGCCGAAGGAAATCGGCCCTCACGAAGGCCGGGAATTGGGGCTCATGCTGGCCGGCGAGAAACCGCTCGCCATGTTTTCGGATATCGTTCCATCGAGTTACGAATGGCCGGACGCGTTATTCGAGCCCTATGTTTCGTCCGGCGTCCTGCTGAAAAGGGACAGTAGTCGTGATCTGGCATCGCCGCCATTCACGACCCCCGACACCTACGTCCCAAGTGCAACGGTGGCGTCAGTTGTCGGTTTGACGGAACCATTGGCGTTCCATTTCAGCAAGCCGGTCATGTAACGGATCGGACGAAGGTCTCCCCATCCGTTCCAGCATAACCGTGCGGACGTCGCCCGGTGTCCATTGGGAAACCGGCCGGGTTATGACGTCCGCGGCAGCAGATTTTTGCCGTCTCGACGAAACCGGCAACAGTTCTGCGACCACATCGACCGCCGTCCCCAGGGGTTCCCCCCTGAACCGCACTCGAATGTTGTGGGCGTAGTTGCCTGTGACGAACTGAGTGATCCCCGGGAAAAATGGTTCACGAAGGTTGCCGCCTTCGTCGTAGTAGCGGGCTTGGCATTGGATGGCCGTACCGCCCAGGGGCGTCGCCTCGATCGTCACCAGCAATGGGGTGATCTGATAGGTCAACGTGACCCAAGGCCCGAAAATTCTTGGCCCTGCGTATGCTTTTGCATAGATCTGAGCCATGTTTCCCTCGACTTTGCTCTCGGTATCGACAGATCGTGCGTCTCCATCGGCACGTTCGAAATCGCCCGCGACTAACCTTGAAAAAACACTTCTTATAAGAGATAATAATAACTAACTGTTACTAAAAGTTGTATGCGGAGGCGATCGTGAAGTTCCTCGGTCTCGTCGTGGCGGTCCTGATGTTGACCCCGGGATCGACCAGCGCGGCAGGACAGGATTGCGCCGGCCCCGACGAAACCTCCTGTTTTCTCGAATCCGCTCTCATCCATGCCCGCGTAGCCTCCCTTGACGCGCGGATCAGCACGCTCATCGAAATCGCCGCCCTGCACGCCGCGGCCGGCGACCTGGAAGGGGCCAGGCATCTCTTCGGCGAGGCGCTGGCCGGCCTGCCTGAGGGGGGCGAACCGGTGAGCCGCTTCACCACCCTTCGGCACCTCGCCCGGCGACAGGCCGAGAGCGGCTTCAAGGAGGAGGCCACCACCCGCCTTCGCGAAGCCGCGGCGATCGCCCGCAAGGCTCTGGAAGACTCCAAGGATCCAGCATGGCTGGGCTGGGGACGATCGCTGCAATCCGTCGCCCTTTCCCTCGCCCGGCAGGACGACCGGCACTCCGCAATGGCGGCGTTGCAAACGATCATAGCGACCATCGCGGAGATCGACGATGTGGGTCGGCGCTATACGGAATACGTCGTGCTCGCCGGCCCAGCAGCGAAGCACGGATTGACGGAGGCCGCTACGGCCGCCTTCGCCGCTGCCTGGACCGAGGGAGAGCGGATGACGGATGCCAGGGAGCGCCTGTTTTCGCTGCTTGCCGTTGCCGAGGAGCAGTGGAAGGCGGGTCTCCTGCCGGAGGCTCGACGCAACCTGGAGATCGTGAAATCGCGCGCCTTCACGGAAGACGGTATCACCGACCGGGAAGGCCTGCTGGCCCTGGTCAACCTGAGGCTCTATCAAGTCGCCGCCGGTGTGCGCTTCGACTGACGCTGGCAGCCCCGGTCCCTCACTCATTCTCCTTCCACACCTTCACGCCCTTCTCGACCGAGCGGCCCAGCACGTAGCCGCCGACACCGAGTTTCAGAAGATCCCACATGTCGGGCGGGATGTCGGCCGATGGCGTGCCGAAGAGGGGTACCACCAGGTAGTTGTTGGCAATGATGACGCCGAACAGCAGCATGAGCAGGGGCCGCCAACTGCGGGCGATCCAGCTTTCGGACTGCGCCTCGGCGACGATGATGGCGGCGGCCGATTCGATCTCCTTCATCTGGCCGGTCAGCACCATCTCCTGGAGCCTGGCCTTGATCTTGGCGGCCTCGTCCTTGTCCTCGATGGCTTTGTCGATGACGGCAAAAAGGCCGCCGATCAGCGGCCCCAGGATGGCGGAAAACATGGTCTACTCCACGTCGTTGTAAAAGCTGTGCCGACCGATGACGGCCGAAGGTTCGCGCCCCACAGCCCACAGCGGCGCCCGGCCGTTGGCGTGGTAATGGGTGGCCCCGATGGTGGGGTCGGCCAGCGTGCCAGCCACCGCCCGGCGGGCGATGCGCAGGCAGGTGGCGAAGTTGCGATCCTCGGCGGCAACGGCGAGGATCTTGGCGCGGTTGGGGTCCCCCTCGTTCCAACAGGAAAACTGAAAAGCCTTGAGGCAGACGCCCGCTACCGTGCCGCCCCACCAATAGCCGCCCCGCTCGCGGGCCCGGCGCACCCGGTTGACGACAACGGCGGCCACCGCCTCCTTGCCGCGCACCGGTTCGCCGCGGGCCTCGCCGTAGAGGGTGCGGGCCAAGATGTCGATGGCCTCGTCGCGCACTGCCGGTTGCCAACCCGTCGCCCGCAGGGCTTCGGCCGGCAAGCCAGCCCGCGCCGCCTTGAGCGGCGCGTTCATGCCGCACCCCCACGCCGGGTGCTGACCGCATCCAGCTTGTCCTCGATGCGCAGAAGATGCTCGGTCAGCCGCTTCTCGACCTCCCGCAGATAGGCGATCGAGGCGTAGGACTTGGCGACCTCCAGCTTATAGGCGGCGAGGTTGTCGCGCAGGCGCGCGATGGCCGCCTCGCAGGCGTTGCGCCCGTGATCGACGACAATGTCGAGATCGCGCCGGTTGCGCCAGATCAGCCAGTAGAGCCCGGCCAGCGCCGGGATTTCCACCGCGGTGATCCACCACACCACATCGACGGCCCAGGGATTCCCCATGACCAGATCCTTCCTTGTCTGTGAAACGGAAATGACAGTTGAACGGCCGTCAGGCCGGGCGCCCGGGCCGGGCAGCCGCACCTTCCCAGCCCTCGCCGGTGGCGAGCACGCAGGCAAGACCATCCGGTCGCGTCGCCAGGATGGTGAAGCTGCCCGACGGGGTGGCGAACACCTCGATCAGCAGGCCGCCGGCGGCGAGTCCTCTCGCCACCGGCGTCTCGGCGTAGTCGCGTTCGAGGTTTTCGGCGATCTCGTGGCGCTCGGCGCAGATGGCCGGCGCCT
It encodes the following:
- a CDS encoding GcrA family cell cycle regulator is translated as MTIEWTNEQIKDLIRLWNEGLPTSEIGRLLGTTKNAVVGKAHRMGLSKRQSPIRKKPEISRVIRLNELRAGMCCWPIGEPGTAEFRFCGKTAVPSKPYCPEHCAKAYVSGKDRKETEAA
- a CDS encoding cation:proton antiporter is translated as MDPYIAVLTGFGLVVLLTAWLPMVLRELPLSLPIACLAIGAAVFALPGVPGVPDTPPRPADHLEITERATEMVVIVALMGAGLKLDRALGWKSAALTWRLLALAMPLTILALALLAHATLGVDLAAALLLAAALAPTDPVLASDVQVGPPHEGEEDKVRYALTSEAGLNDGLAFPFVNLALALAIAADTGEPWLADWLLVDVAWKLASGLVVGVLIGRGLGWLTFRLPDRARLSSTGDGFVALGITAVAYGLTEAIHGYGFIAVFVAAVAFRAVERRHRYHATLHDFIEQLERLLMMALLVLLGGAVSAGGLLTALDWRVWLFALAAIFVVRPATAWISLLGCPRPAHERAVVAFFGVRGLGSVYYLAYGLGHAGFAVEAPALWGAAALVIVLSIVVHGMTVTPVMRALYRRGGDSRPGPP
- the scpA gene encoding methylmalonyl-CoA mutase, with translation MTGSSKERLAAWRELAARELGGRAPEDLAWMTPEGIAVKPLYTAADLEGMADIDTLPGLAPFVRGPYATMFANRPWTVRQYAGFSTPEETNAFFRANLAAGQKGLSVAFDLATHRGYDSDHPRVEGDVGKAGVAIDSVEDMKILFDGIPLDRMSVSMTMNGAVLPVLAGFIVAAEEQGVPAEKLTGTIQNDILKEFMVRNTYIYPPAPSMRIVADIIAYTARHMPRFNSISISGYHMQEAGATAVQELAFTLADGLEYVRAALGRGLHVDAFAPRLSFFFAIGMNFFMEVAKLRAARLLWAEMMAPFAPADPRSSMLRTHCQTSGVSLAEHDAYNNVVRTTIEAMAAVLGGTQSLHTNALDEAMALPTPFSARIARNTQIILAEETGIPHVIDPLGGSYYVESLTRSLATEARKLIAEVEALGGMTRAVEAGMPKSRIEEAAARRQARIDKGQDVVVGVNRYRPEKDEPIALLEVDNTAVRESQIARLKKVRAGRDEAACQAALAALTAAAASGEGNLLALSVTAARARASVGEISDALEKVFTRYRARVRSVSGVYGALFEDDAAFGEIRRRVAEFAEEEGRRPRMLVVKLGQDGHDRGAKVIATAFADIGFDVDVGPLFETPAEAARAAAENDVHVVGVSTQAGGHRTLVPQLIAELKKADAAEIAVVIGGIVPPQDHAALKAAGVAAIFGPGTHIPTAAAEILEILRKRAAA
- a CDS encoding type II toxin-antitoxin system prevent-host-death family antitoxin yields the protein MGKRTYSTSDLSRKSGNIIADALRSPVTITQRNKPRLVILNIEDYQRLKAKADPRKAGTLGTMPEDLLLEIEHAVETFAKDDRADG
- a CDS encoding DUF4743 domain-containing protein; amino-acid sequence: MSFSERIAECQVFDPARYVPLGVDGTEMGLIERGFADTLKRFPQVFTVGGGAVHLHEGLSGFAARTAAVDGALRELKAEGMFPAWRGEAFPVGTGFSSPAAFTIERAAVPRFGVRGYGVHLNGYVRDGGQFLMWVARRAMDRAMAPGKLDQIVAGGQPAGLSLRKNLIKECGEEAAIPPGLAAGAVGVGAIAYCTERAEGLRRDVEFIYDLELPPDFTPVNADGEVAAFELWPIEKVAERVRDTDDFKFNCALVVIDFLIRHGLIEPDHPEYETLIRGLRGGVSQKDVDARVKSGHGA
- the gluQRS gene encoding tRNA glutamyl-Q(34) synthetase GluQRS — translated: MTAPAPSSSACPVTRFAPSPTGHLHLGHAASALLAFGAAREGGGRFILRIEDIDATRCRREFEAAILEDLAWLGLSWETPVRRQSAHMADYGEALAALKARGLLYPCFCTRAGIAREIAGAAGAPHGPDGPVYPGTCRHLPVGERARRIAAGEPHAWRLDVGAAVAQTGPLEWEDEGRGRVIAEPAMFGDVVLARKETPASYHLAVTVDDALQGITLVTRGVDLFAATHVHRLLQALLGLPTPHYHHHPLLLDETGKRFAKRDKSLTLRALREAGRTPEDVREMIARCRTAANLPVTPAQAGVQNERRSGGPGFPPSRE
- a CDS encoding M23 family metallopeptidase is translated as MKKAVVVILLSVFLPSCVTPQSQGPFIVGKPWGGPAPYGERVHPGIDYDIPTGAPVVAVSNGKVVHIGDLGADGLEIVVMHGPHFKSLYAHMSTVAVATGQMVKRGQFLGLSGESNSYGKPKYAHLHFGICKNGPGLDCHNVSASFDPNLFWLGGQPRCFEPRTDYSIYPQNAITLPLACGEHGKALRPGAS
- a CDS encoding FliG C-terminal domain-containing protein, with the protein product MKISVEKAPQGGVTLAFDDTCVALNAAETKTLLLELTRALVPGPAVAVTARKLAERVADLIKAGGDIGIQRLLRVAEHDDLLVLLKFGEGDARLLARIYGNMTEKSRRIYAEDLAYRFKDGVPEDLLGRAANRLAVAVRDLEEEGAFATGPQPNG